A portion of the Parasteatoda tepidariorum isolate YZ-2023 chromosome 5, CAS_Ptep_4.0, whole genome shotgun sequence genome contains these proteins:
- the LOC122270804 gene encoding uncharacterized protein: MGKKSDLTEFQRGMIVGARCVGTSISKTAALVKCSRAAVVKVYKEWTIKQKTGSQRQTCGRHRVLNARSERRLARIVQRNKRATVRQIASDLNQGAIVNVSERTVRRTLRRIGYGSRRLKGWS, encoded by the coding sequence AtgggaaagaaaagtgatttaactgaatttcaacGTGGAATGATTGTGGGTGCGAGATGTGTCGGAACGAGTATCAGCAAAACGGCTGCACTTGTGAAGTGTTCTAGAGCAGCAGTTGTTAAAGTGTACAAAGAATggacaatcaagcaaaaaaccggGTCTCAACGTCAGACTTGTGGTCGTCACAGGGTACTGAATGCTCGATCAGAGAGAAGGCTGGCCAGGATTGTGCAGCGCAACAAGAGAGCAACAGTGCGACAAATTGCAAGTGATCTTAATCAAGGAGCCATTGTGAACGTCTCTGAACGGACTGTTCGACGCACATTGCGCCGTATAGGGTATGGAAGCAGACGACTGaaggggtggtcataa
- the LOC107436558 gene encoding cuticle protein 16.8, which translates to MLPLLLLCIVGSVLAQQSTTQTSTTNSQVESEGNTQTYLYPIDQTYNNLQPAAQQRRPTYTAPRAPESYSYMPYSFNYVSNMEDGSSSRQETGDSSGRVVGSYTLAVEDGRRRVVDYIADQNGFRATIDTNEPGTEAQSPADVQFYSAATGRSNPPQTSYRPYNSYRPRPSTIYSQPNVLSPVYHRDDVHAPYRHYDNHAWDRYGHNGHNGHAYSSYYDNNNYRHYWH; encoded by the exons ATG ttgccATTGCTACTTTTATGCATTGTTGGTTCTGTCTTGGCTCAACAGTCTACTACTCAGACCTCAACTACAAATTCTCAGGTAGAATCTGAAGGCAATACACAGACTTACCTCTATCCCATAGATCAAACATACAAT aATCTCCAACCAGCTGCCCAACAACGGCGTCCAACCTACACAGCACCTAGAGCACCAGAATCCTATAGCTATATGCCATACTCTTTCAATTACGTATCTAACATGGAAGATGGTTCCAGCTCCAGACAGGAAACCGGTGATTCAAGTGGCAGAGTTGTTGGTTCCTACACTTTAGCCGTAGAAGATGGTCGCCGTCGAGTCGTAGACTACATTGCTGATCAAAATGGCTTCCGAGCAACCATTGACACAAATGAACCAGGCACTGAGGCACAGAGCCCAGCTGATGTACAGTTCTATTCAGCAGCTACAGGCCGAAGTAATCCCCCTCAAACATCTTACAGGCCTTACAACTCTTACAGACCAAGACCAAGTACCATTTACAGTCAACCAAACGTACTTAGTCCCGTTTACCACAGAGATGATGTCCACGCACCATACAGGCATTACGACAACCATGCCTGGGACAGATATGGGCACAATGGACACAATGGACATGCTTACTCTTCCTATtacgataataataattacaggcATTACTGGCACtga